The following are from one region of the Streptomyces rubrogriseus genome:
- a CDS encoding SDR family oxidoreductase: MRVFVTGASGWIGSAVVPELIGAGHQVVGLARSDASAEALTAAGAGVVRGTLDDLDVLRRAAADSDGVVHLAFKHDIAFSGDFKGAGEADRRAVEVIGEALAGSDRPFTIASGTPAIPGHVATERDGHDADRAAAARGDAQHIRAVTAELTLSLSARGVRSSVVRLAPTNHGEGDNGFVPALIGIARGKGVSGYIGDGANRWSAAHRLDSARLFRLALEKAPAGSTLHAVAEEGLPVRDLAEVVGRQLGLPVVSVPAADAEAHFGWLAGPLAANRAASSVLTRELLGWEPVQPGLVEDLEQGHYFK, translated from the coding sequence ATGCGTGTTTTCGTCACCGGCGCCTCCGGCTGGATCGGCTCAGCCGTCGTTCCCGAGCTCATCGGGGCCGGACATCAGGTCGTGGGACTCGCCCGTTCGGACGCCTCGGCCGAGGCGCTCACCGCGGCCGGGGCCGGCGTGGTCCGGGGCACCCTGGACGACCTCGACGTCCTGCGGCGGGCCGCCGCCGACTCGGACGGGGTCGTCCACCTGGCCTTCAAGCACGACATCGCGTTCTCCGGCGACTTCAAGGGCGCCGGCGAGGCCGACCGGCGGGCCGTCGAGGTGATCGGCGAGGCGCTCGCCGGGTCCGACCGGCCGTTCACGATCGCGTCCGGTACGCCCGCGATCCCCGGGCACGTGGCTACCGAGCGCGACGGCCACGACGCGGACCGGGCCGCGGCCGCCCGGGGCGACGCCCAGCACATCCGGGCCGTCACCGCCGAGCTGACCCTCTCCCTGTCCGCCCGCGGTGTCCGCTCCTCGGTGGTACGGCTGGCGCCGACCAATCACGGCGAGGGGGACAACGGGTTCGTACCGGCCCTCATCGGGATCGCCCGCGGCAAGGGCGTCTCCGGGTACATCGGCGACGGCGCCAACCGCTGGTCGGCCGCGCACCGTCTCGACTCCGCGCGCCTGTTCCGCCTCGCGCTGGAGAAGGCCCCGGCGGGCTCGACGCTGCACGCCGTCGCGGAGGAGGGCCTGCCGGTGCGGGACCTCGCCGAGGTGGTGGGCCGGCAGCTGGGCCTGCCGGTGGTGTCGGTCCCGGCCGCGGACGCGGAGGCCCACTTCGGCTGGCTGGCGGGGCCCCTCGCGGCCAACCGCGCGGCCTCCAGCGTCCTGACCCGCGAGCTGCTGGGATGGGAGCCCGTCCAGCCCGGGCTCGTCGAGGACCTGGAGCAGGGCCACTACTTCAAGTAG
- a CDS encoding phosphatase PAP2 family protein: protein MKTTPTRILSRRDLGTLFAAWRRPRAVLWTAAGVVTLGFLIALEIVARHYGVRGPITNQAREVVFSPRSGPLLYAGLALTMVVLTWRQRLVAAGAAIGIDVVFLLARWAVGADPNFGNGALWVVLGCAVVAVTRRTGSERALLLKGAGLGLLLVAGHKTGDTWLLITSETRKTVLDPYVATADQALGNPSWLVGRFVEATEPVGGHVLHLVYGQLPLAAALVGLYQLRHVAAERRFPSHHLVRTFLVIGLLGPAVYMVFPVVGPVFAYGAEGGQWAVANLWPGTLPPAGAPHPIPFDDITPRNCMPSLHTAWATTLFVHSRRGSRGMRFAGAFWLVATLTATLGFGYHYGADLLAGVVFALTVEAAMRASARGWDGAAVRLVAYGTTVFAVLLVSYRYLPGEMAEYPWAAGPLLLLVTASVVLGYLRTTRRWEAKAVPARQPEPPRPAEPQPELV, encoded by the coding sequence GTGAAGACCACACCGACACGAATACTCTCGCGAAGAGACCTCGGCACCCTGTTCGCCGCGTGGCGCCGGCCGCGGGCCGTGCTGTGGACCGCGGCCGGTGTGGTGACCCTCGGTTTCCTCATCGCGCTGGAGATCGTCGCGCGCCACTACGGCGTGCGGGGCCCGATCACCAACCAGGCGCGGGAGGTGGTCTTCTCCCCGCGCTCCGGGCCCCTGCTGTACGCCGGTCTCGCCCTGACGATGGTGGTGCTCACCTGGCGCCAGCGCCTCGTCGCGGCCGGCGCGGCGATCGGCATCGACGTCGTCTTCCTGCTGGCGCGCTGGGCGGTCGGCGCTGACCCGAACTTCGGCAACGGCGCGCTGTGGGTGGTCCTCGGCTGCGCGGTCGTCGCCGTGACGCGCCGCACGGGCAGCGAACGGGCCCTGCTGCTCAAAGGCGCCGGGCTGGGCCTGCTCCTTGTGGCCGGGCACAAGACGGGCGACACCTGGCTGCTCATCACCTCGGAGACCCGCAAGACGGTGCTCGACCCGTACGTGGCCACCGCCGACCAGGCACTGGGCAACCCCTCGTGGCTGGTCGGCCGGTTCGTCGAGGCCACCGAGCCGGTCGGCGGCCACGTACTCCACCTCGTCTACGGCCAGCTGCCCCTGGCCGCCGCCCTCGTCGGGCTGTACCAGCTGCGCCACGTGGCGGCCGAGCGCCGGTTCCCGAGCCACCACCTCGTGCGCACCTTCCTCGTCATCGGCCTGCTCGGGCCCGCCGTCTACATGGTCTTCCCGGTCGTCGGACCGGTCTTCGCCTACGGCGCCGAAGGCGGTCAGTGGGCGGTGGCCAACCTGTGGCCGGGCACCCTGCCGCCGGCCGGTGCGCCGCACCCGATCCCGTTCGACGACATCACCCCGCGCAACTGCATGCCCAGCCTGCACACGGCGTGGGCCACGACGCTGTTCGTCCACTCCCGCAGGGGTTCCCGGGGCATGCGCTTCGCGGGCGCGTTCTGGCTGGTCGCCACCCTCACCGCGACCCTGGGCTTCGGCTACCACTACGGCGCCGACCTCCTCGCCGGGGTGGTCTTCGCGCTCACGGTCGAGGCCGCGATGCGGGCGTCCGCGCGGGGCTGGGACGGTGCGGCCGTCCGGCTGGTCGCGTACGGCACGACGGTGTTCGCGGTGCTGCTGGTGTCCTACCGGTACCTGCCGGGGGAGATGGCCGAGTACCCGTGGGCCGCCGGGCCGCTGCTTCTGCTCGTGACGGCCTCCGTGGTCCTCGGGTACCTGCGCACCACCCGGCGGTGGGAGGCGAAGGCCGTGCCGGCGCGGCAGCCGGAACCGCCGCGCCCCGCGGAGCCTCAGCCCGAGCTGGTCTGA
- a CDS encoding alkene reductase, which yields MTSLFDSYRLGGLTLPNRMVMAPMSRVRAAGGGLATPSMATYYAQRATAGLIVSEGVHPNEVGQSNPGTPGLHTDEQVAAWRPVTAAVHTNGGRIFAQIMHGGRVSHPDTTGMLPVGPSAVPAVGEVFTPTGPQPVPTPRALETAEVPEQARSYAEAARRAVDAGFDGVELHGANGYLISQFLSSNANLRTDRYGGPVAHRIRFAVEAVSATVEAVGADRTGIRLSPAGTFWGVEETDVLDLYTELLTELSRLGIAYVHLEATADEDLLVALRRVWPGTLVMNPVLPMGPKQTGREDADHWLGLGADLISFGRGFIANPDLVERLRTSLPVAPVDESTYYQGGDAGYLTYPAYQHTA from the coding sequence ATGACGTCCCTCTTCGACAGTTACCGGCTCGGCGGCCTGACGCTGCCCAACCGGATGGTCATGGCCCCGATGTCGCGGGTGCGCGCCGCCGGGGGCGGCCTGGCCACGCCGTCGATGGCCACGTACTACGCCCAGCGCGCCACCGCCGGACTGATCGTCTCCGAGGGAGTGCATCCGAACGAGGTCGGCCAGTCCAACCCGGGGACCCCCGGGCTGCACACCGACGAGCAGGTGGCCGCGTGGCGCCCCGTCACCGCCGCCGTGCACACCAACGGCGGACGGATCTTCGCCCAGATCATGCACGGTGGTCGCGTCTCGCACCCCGACACCACGGGCATGCTGCCGGTCGGCCCCTCGGCCGTCCCGGCCGTCGGGGAGGTGTTCACGCCGACCGGGCCGCAGCCCGTGCCGACGCCGCGCGCGCTGGAGACCGCCGAAGTGCCGGAACAGGCCCGGTCCTACGCCGAAGCGGCCCGCCGCGCCGTCGACGCCGGATTCGACGGCGTCGAGCTGCACGGCGCCAACGGCTACCTCATCTCGCAGTTCCTCTCCTCGAACGCGAACCTGCGCACCGACCGCTACGGTGGCCCGGTGGCCCACCGGATCCGCTTCGCCGTCGAGGCCGTGTCCGCGACCGTCGAGGCCGTCGGCGCCGACCGGACCGGTATCCGCCTCTCCCCGGCGGGCACGTTCTGGGGCGTCGAGGAGACCGACGTGCTCGACCTCTACACCGAGCTGCTGACCGAGCTGTCGCGCCTCGGCATCGCCTACGTCCACCTTGAGGCCACCGCCGACGAGGACCTGCTGGTCGCCCTGCGCCGCGTGTGGCCGGGCACGCTCGTCATGAACCCGGTGCTGCCGATGGGACCCAAGCAGACCGGTCGTGAGGACGCCGACCACTGGCTCGGGCTCGGGGCCGACCTCATCAGCTTCGGCCGCGGCTTCATCGCCAACCCGGACCTGGTCGAGCGGCTGCGCACGAGCCTGCCGGTGGCACCGGTGGACGAGTCCACGTACTACCAGGGCGGTGACGCGGGCTACCTGACCTACCCGGCATACCAGCACACGGCCTGA
- a CDS encoding MerR family transcriptional regulator, translated as MRIGEVASRAGVSVRSVRYYEDQGLLASTRSAGGQRQYTEHEVERVQFLQRLYTAGLSSRTIAELLPCVDAPSEAHSDAALERMAQERDRLTEHIADLVRTRDALNALMTAAREYRDAQFA; from the coding sequence ATGCGGATCGGGGAAGTGGCCTCGCGGGCCGGGGTCAGCGTCCGGTCGGTGCGCTACTACGAGGACCAGGGGCTGCTGGCCAGCACGCGCAGCGCCGGCGGCCAGCGCCAGTACACGGAGCACGAGGTCGAGCGGGTCCAGTTCCTCCAGCGGCTGTACACCGCGGGCCTGTCCAGCCGGACCATCGCCGAACTGCTGCCCTGCGTGGACGCGCCCAGCGAGGCCCATTCCGACGCCGCGCTGGAGCGCATGGCGCAGGAGCGGGACCGGCTGACCGAGCACATCGCCGACCTCGTCCGTACCAGGGACGCGCTCAACGCCCTGATGACGGCCGCCCGTGAGTACCGGGACGCCCAGTTTGCCTAA
- a CDS encoding TetR/AcrR family transcriptional regulator, producing the protein MARVGLTTEGLIRAGAETADEIGFERTTPTELARRFGVRTASLYSHVKNAHELKTGIALFALEELADLASEAVAGRAGKDALTAFANVYRDYAREHPGRFAATQFPLDAQAAAASAGGRHSQMSRAILRGYRLAEPHQTHAVRLLGSVFSGFVGLEASGGFSHSAPDSQESWTEILDALDVLLRTWPTTS; encoded by the coding sequence GTGGCTCGGGTAGGACTGACGACCGAGGGTCTGATCAGGGCTGGGGCCGAGACGGCCGACGAGATCGGCTTCGAGCGCACCACGCCGACGGAGCTGGCCCGGCGGTTCGGCGTCCGCACGGCGAGTCTGTACTCGCATGTGAAGAACGCCCACGAGCTCAAGACCGGGATCGCGCTGTTCGCCCTCGAGGAGCTGGCCGACCTGGCCTCCGAGGCGGTGGCCGGGCGGGCCGGCAAGGACGCGCTGACCGCGTTCGCGAACGTCTACCGCGACTACGCCCGTGAACACCCGGGCCGCTTCGCCGCCACGCAGTTCCCGCTCGACGCCCAGGCGGCGGCCGCCAGTGCCGGGGGGCGGCACTCCCAGATGTCACGGGCGATCCTGCGCGGGTACCGCCTGGCGGAACCGCACCAGACCCATGCCGTGCGGCTGCTGGGCAGCGTCTTCAGCGGCTTCGTCGGGCTGGAGGCCTCGGGCGGGTTCAGCCACAGCGCCCCCGACTCGCAGGAGAGCTGGACGGAGATCCTCGACGCGCTGGACGTCCTGCTGCGGACCTGGCCGACCACGTCCTGA
- a CDS encoding glycoside hydrolase family 9 protein, translating into MNRFLSSSARSVSAVTASVLAACCLTACSGDGGEAPAAIRVNQAGYLAGEKKLAYVMGDRDTLADAGFEVLDERGDTAGQGDLGPSLGGWNDTYTAVRTIDLSSLHRTGTYRLRLVGAGGEPEVRFRVAPAGQLLDPLRADGVRFFGTQRDGGDVLADATGREPSHLTDERARVYEPAGTGPPAEVGGPVDVSGGWFDAGDFLKFTHTTSYVVAQMLSTVRDTPAVPGLREEARHGLSWLDRMWDGETGTLYAQVGLGSGGQEVRGDHDVWRLPEQDDRRTVRPGDPDYLLKYRPVFRANEPGEPLSPNLAGRVAAAFALAAQTGAEDDPAQAREWLDKAAAVYARADTRPDAGNLVTTVPADYYQEHSWRDDMEWAAVELSRGAHALGDARASRWRGAAVDWARAALREERGGTLGPADVSALAHADVLTSADPDADLAAALEAELRRQVEAGRKRAAEDPFRSGVIPTDFDAVPNTFGLLATAELYARVTGDHRYDDFAAQQRAWVFGANAWGTSFVVGAGDLYPHCLQHQVANLAMSRTGRGDILRGAVVNGPNDADLLKEQDAFDGSRPCSFAPEGGPWSRYDGHGAGYVDDVRAWQTVEPADDFTSTALYALSLTAARS; encoded by the coding sequence ATGAACCGCTTCCTCTCATCGTCGGCCCGCTCCGTGTCGGCCGTGACCGCTTCCGTCCTGGCGGCCTGCTGCCTCACCGCGTGCTCCGGGGACGGCGGCGAGGCGCCGGCGGCCATCCGCGTCAACCAGGCCGGTTACCTGGCCGGTGAGAAGAAGCTCGCCTATGTCATGGGCGACCGGGACACCTTGGCGGACGCCGGGTTCGAGGTCCTGGACGAGCGCGGCGACACGGCCGGGCAGGGCGACCTCGGGCCCTCCCTCGGCGGCTGGAACGACACGTACACGGCGGTGCGCACCATCGACCTCTCCTCGCTGCACCGCACCGGCACCTACCGGCTGCGCCTGGTCGGCGCGGGCGGCGAGCCCGAGGTCCGCTTCCGGGTGGCGCCGGCGGGGCAGTTGCTGGACCCGCTGCGCGCGGACGGCGTGCGCTTCTTCGGCACCCAGCGGGACGGCGGGGACGTACTGGCCGACGCGACCGGGCGGGAGCCCTCGCACCTGACCGACGAGCGGGCGCGCGTCTACGAGCCGGCGGGCACCGGCCCGCCGGCCGAGGTCGGCGGGCCCGTGGACGTGTCGGGCGGCTGGTTCGACGCGGGCGACTTCCTGAAGTTCACGCACACGACGTCCTACGTGGTGGCACAGATGCTGAGCACCGTCCGCGACACACCGGCGGTGCCCGGACTGCGGGAGGAGGCACGGCACGGTCTGAGCTGGCTGGACAGGATGTGGGACGGGGAGACGGGCACGCTCTACGCCCAGGTGGGGCTGGGGTCGGGCGGCCAGGAGGTCCGCGGCGACCACGACGTGTGGCGGCTGCCCGAACAGGACGACCGGCGCACCGTGCGACCGGGCGACCCGGACTACCTCCTCAAGTACCGGCCCGTCTTCCGCGCCAACGAACCGGGGGAGCCCCTGAGCCCCAACCTCGCGGGCCGGGTGGCCGCGGCCTTCGCCCTCGCCGCGCAGACCGGGGCCGAGGACGATCCGGCACAGGCCCGCGAGTGGCTGGACAAGGCCGCCGCCGTCTACGCGCGGGCGGACACCCGGCCGGACGCGGGGAACCTGGTCACCACCGTGCCCGCGGACTACTACCAGGAGCACTCCTGGCGCGACGACATGGAGTGGGCGGCCGTCGAACTCTCCCGAGGCGCCCACGCCCTGGGCGACGCACGCGCCTCGCGGTGGCGCGGCGCGGCGGTCGACTGGGCCCGCGCGGCCCTGCGCGAGGAGCGCGGCGGCACCCTGGGCCCCGCCGACGTCAGCGCCCTCGCCCACGCCGACGTGCTCACCTCGGCGGACCCCGACGCCGACCTCGCGGCCGCCCTGGAGGCGGAACTGCGGCGGCAGGTGGAGGCGGGGCGAAAGCGCGCGGCCGAGGATCCCTTCCGCTCGGGCGTCATACCCACCGACTTCGACGCGGTGCCGAACACCTTCGGGCTGCTCGCGACCGCCGAGCTGTACGCGCGCGTCACCGGCGACCACCGGTACGACGACTTCGCCGCCCAGCAGCGGGCCTGGGTCTTCGGGGCCAACGCCTGGGGCACCAGCTTCGTCGTGGGCGCGGGCGACCTCTACCCGCACTGCCTCCAGCACCAGGTCGCCAACCTGGCGATGAGCCGCACCGGCCGCGGCGACATCCTGCGCGGCGCCGTCGTCAACGGGCCCAACGACGCGGACCTGCTGAAGGAGCAGGACGCCTTCGACGGGAGCCGTCCCTGCTCCTTCGCGCCGGAGGGCGGGCCGTGGTCGCGGTACGACGGTCACGGCGCCGGCTACGTCGACGACGTGCGGGCCTGGCAGACGGTGGAACCGGCGGACGACTTCACCTCGACGGCGCTGTACGCACTCTCCCTCACCGCCGCGCGGTCCTGA
- a CDS encoding AAA family ATPase, protein MGQKDPREAPAAQDTAERLRAIGDELSDRFYERADVVRTLLVTLLAGRHSLILGPPGTAKSELARELTGRIVGASYWEILLSKFTAPTRMFGPVDVAALARGEYRQVYEGRATTAHVAFIDEIFKCSTAALNETLGYLNERIYHPESGGEPVRCPLIGAITASNELPDGEDSAAIYDRLLVRIEVTYLEDPSNFAALVRSAVSRPATPKRTTVDLAALRHAVAEAVPAVEVPDGIVDAVCTLRAALRRKELIASDRRWRQAVGLLQASAYLDGRPSVAESDLSVLTHVLWNSPAERPTVEREVLHLVNPDAKEALDLADTIEELETQLDAMAGQSREALSEWVIKKAHNQLAMAGKRLERLRAEAVGAGRSTTAIDRVTGRQRAVRARVLTEALGVDASTVQAQL, encoded by the coding sequence ATGGGCCAGAAGGATCCGCGGGAGGCACCGGCCGCCCAGGACACGGCCGAGCGACTCCGGGCGATCGGCGACGAGTTGTCGGACCGCTTCTACGAACGGGCCGACGTCGTACGGACGCTGCTGGTGACGCTGCTGGCCGGTCGGCACTCGCTGATCCTCGGCCCGCCGGGAACCGCGAAGTCCGAGCTGGCCAGGGAACTCACGGGCCGGATCGTGGGGGCGTCCTACTGGGAGATCCTGCTCTCCAAGTTCACCGCGCCGACGAGGATGTTCGGGCCGGTCGACGTCGCCGCGCTCGCTCGCGGCGAGTACCGCCAGGTCTACGAGGGGCGCGCCACCACCGCGCACGTCGCGTTCATCGACGAGATCTTCAAGTGCTCCACGGCGGCGCTGAACGAGACGCTGGGCTACCTCAACGAGCGGATCTACCACCCCGAGAGCGGCGGTGAGCCCGTCCGCTGCCCGCTCATCGGCGCCATCACGGCGAGCAACGAGCTGCCCGACGGCGAGGACTCGGCCGCGATCTACGACCGGCTCCTGGTGCGGATCGAGGTCACGTACCTGGAGGACCCCTCGAACTTCGCCGCTCTGGTCCGCTCCGCCGTCAGCCGCCCGGCCACGCCGAAGCGGACCACCGTGGACCTGGCCGCGCTGCGGCACGCCGTGGCCGAGGCCGTTCCCGCCGTGGAGGTGCCCGACGGGATCGTGGACGCCGTGTGCACGCTGCGGGCCGCCCTGCGCCGCAAGGAGCTGATCGCCTCCGACCGCCGCTGGCGGCAGGCGGTGGGCCTGCTCCAGGCGTCCGCGTACCTCGACGGACGTCCCTCGGTCGCGGAGAGCGACCTGTCGGTGCTGACCCACGTGCTGTGGAACTCCCCCGCCGAACGGCCGACGGTCGAGCGCGAAGTACTGCACCTGGTCAATCCGGACGCCAAGGAGGCGCTCGACCTCGCCGACACCATCGAGGAGCTGGAGACCCAGCTCGACGCCATGGCCGGGCAGTCCCGCGAGGCGCTGAGCGAGTGGGTCATCAAGAAGGCCCACAACCAGCTGGCCATGGCGGGCAAGCGGCTGGAGCGACTGCGCGCGGAGGCGGTGGGCGCGGGCCGCTCCACCACCGCCATCGACCGGGTCACCGGCCGCCAGCGCGCCGTCCGCGCCCGGGTGCTCACCGAGGCCCTCGGGGTGGACGCGAGCACGGTCCAGGCCCAGCTCTGA
- a CDS encoding vWA domain-containing protein, with amino-acid sequence MDEDTATGTGTDTGTATDTGTARDADTHGGGTASRLDVLADRAGTWLARSGAAPARHTGAVAADRFDRMAWRDTYEQSPALRELAGDLGEHHAHTADLLTDVFLAAYKTAPRLREPAELEPSRLVNHRLVAALLESADFAELHRETAGDPYAAAMAVLAQGSALRRMLEDSRPARDRDERAERARREAEDAADAVAEALRQAADEAGEDGTVPGPAADAVRRAVREADAAGRRAASDAARSLAAAVPGVRAAARGAVAKSAAAAREETALMRAWGVGSGELERMPFDERARLAERLRTGRLAEWAELIGRFRQMAEGERARKVQNATGELIGVTLGDDLSRVIPSELANLGLPELRAVFAARYAAGELMLYDSQGEQATGRGAVIACVDTSHSMYEAGPGGITREAWAKACALALLDQARHAGRDFVGIVFSAADRLRVFRFPADRPAGLARTLDFAETFLGGGTSYERPLSAAGELLEAEFDDAARTRGDIVMLTDDDCGVTETWMRGWNEAKRRLGFRVFGVGVGSPRVAAAGSVLEALCDNLRSVEDFTDVHAAADLFRVI; translated from the coding sequence ATGGACGAGGACACGGCCACGGGCACGGGCACCGACACGGGCACGGCCACGGACACGGGCACGGCGAGGGACGCGGACACGCACGGGGGCGGAACAGCGAGCCGGCTCGACGTGCTGGCGGACCGCGCCGGAACGTGGCTGGCCCGGTCGGGCGCCGCCCCCGCGCGGCACACCGGGGCCGTGGCCGCGGACCGTTTCGACCGCATGGCCTGGCGCGACACCTACGAGCAGTCGCCCGCGCTGCGCGAGCTGGCGGGTGACCTGGGCGAGCACCACGCGCACACGGCCGACCTGCTCACCGACGTCTTCCTGGCCGCCTACAAGACCGCCCCTCGCCTGCGCGAGCCCGCCGAGCTGGAACCCTCCCGGCTGGTCAACCACCGTCTCGTCGCCGCGCTGCTGGAGTCTGCGGACTTCGCCGAGCTGCACCGGGAGACGGCCGGCGACCCGTACGCCGCGGCCATGGCCGTGCTCGCCCAGGGCAGCGCGCTGCGCCGGATGCTGGAGGACTCCCGGCCCGCCCGGGACCGGGACGAGCGGGCGGAGCGGGCCCGGCGGGAGGCCGAGGACGCGGCGGACGCCGTCGCCGAGGCGCTCCGGCAGGCCGCCGACGAGGCCGGCGAGGACGGCACCGTGCCGGGACCCGCCGCCGACGCCGTACGGCGGGCGGTCCGGGAGGCCGACGCCGCCGGGAGGCGGGCCGCTTCGGACGCGGCCCGGTCGCTCGCCGCGGCGGTCCCCGGCGTCCGTGCCGCCGCGCGCGGTGCGGTGGCGAAGTCGGCGGCGGCCGCGCGGGAGGAGACCGCGCTCATGCGGGCCTGGGGTGTCGGTTCCGGCGAGCTGGAGCGGATGCCGTTCGACGAGCGCGCCCGGCTGGCCGAGCGGCTGCGCACCGGACGGCTCGCCGAGTGGGCCGAACTGATCGGCCGTTTCCGGCAGATGGCCGAGGGCGAACGCGCGCGCAAGGTGCAGAACGCCACCGGGGAGCTGATCGGGGTCACGCTCGGCGACGACCTCTCCCGGGTCATCCCGTCCGAGCTGGCGAACCTCGGACTGCCGGAACTGCGGGCGGTGTTCGCCGCCCGCTACGCCGCCGGGGAACTGATGCTCTACGACAGCCAGGGGGAACAGGCCACCGGCCGGGGCGCCGTCATCGCCTGCGTGGACACCTCGCACTCCATGTACGAGGCGGGGCCCGGCGGCATCACCCGGGAGGCCTGGGCGAAGGCGTGCGCCCTGGCCCTGCTGGACCAGGCCCGTCACGCGGGGCGGGACTTCGTCGGCATCGTGTTCTCCGCCGCCGACCGGCTCCGTGTCTTCCGCTTCCCGGCCGACCGGCCCGCCGGTCTCGCCCGTACCCTCGACTTCGCGGAGACCTTCCTCGGCGGCGGCACCAGTTACGAGCGGCCCCTGTCGGCGGCGGGCGAACTGCTCGAGGCGGAGTTCGACGACGCCGCCCGCACGCGCGGCGACATCGTGATGCTCACCGACGACGACTGCGGTGTCACCGAGACGTGGATGCGGGGCTGGAACGAGGCCAAGCGCCGGCTGGGCTTCCGGGTCTTCGGCGTGGGGGTCGGCTCCCCGCGCGTGGCGGCGGCCGGCTCGGTCCTCGAGGCCCTGTGCGACAACCTCCGTTCCGTCGAGGACTTCACCGACGTGCACGCCGCCGCCGACCTGTTCCGCGTCATCTGA
- a CDS encoding SAM-dependent methyltransferase produces MSDSGWPADRIDTEHAHSARIYDYILGGKDYYPADREAGDAMAGEWPALPVHMRANRDWMNRAVRWLAEEAGIRQFLDIGTGIPTSPNLHEIAQSVAPESRVVYVDNDPIVLTLSQGLLSSTPEGRTTYVEADFQRPEAVLESDEFRKTLDLGEPVALTVIAIVHFVLDEDDAVGIVRRLLEPLPAGSYLAMTIGTAEFAPEEVGRVAREYAARDMPMRLRTIDEAHEFFEGLELVAPGIVQVHKWHPDGTGEQGIRDEDIAMYGAVARKP; encoded by the coding sequence ATGTCCGACAGCGGATGGCCGGCCGACCGGATCGACACCGAACACGCGCACTCGGCGCGGATCTACGACTACATCCTGGGAGGGAAGGACTACTACCCCGCCGACCGGGAGGCGGGGGACGCGATGGCCGGGGAATGGCCCGCCCTGCCCGTGCACATGCGCGCCAACCGGGACTGGATGAACCGAGCGGTGCGCTGGCTGGCCGAGGAGGCGGGGATCCGCCAGTTCCTCGACATCGGCACCGGCATCCCCACCTCGCCCAACCTGCACGAGATAGCGCAGTCGGTGGCCCCCGAGTCACGCGTGGTCTACGTGGACAACGACCCCATCGTCCTCACCCTGTCCCAGGGGCTGCTGTCCAGTACGCCCGAGGGCCGGACGACGTACGTCGAGGCGGACTTCCAGCGTCCCGAAGCCGTTCTCGAATCCGACGAGTTCCGCAAGACACTGGACCTGGGCGAGCCCGTCGCGCTCACCGTGATCGCCATCGTCCACTTCGTCCTGGACGAGGACGACGCGGTCGGCATCGTCCGCCGCCTCCTGGAGCCGCTGCCCGCGGGAAGCTACCTGGCCATGACCATCGGCACCGCCGAGTTCGCCCCCGAGGAGGTGGGCCGGGTCGCGCGCGAGTACGCGGCGCGCGACATGCCGATGCGGCTGCGGACCATCGACGAGGCGCACGAGTTCTTCGAGGGGCTGGAGCTGGTCGCACCGGGCATCGTCCAGGTCCACAAGTGGCATCCGGACGGCACCGGCGAGCAGGGCATCCGGGACGAGGACATCGCGATGTACGGGGCGGTGGCGCGCAAGCCGTGA
- a CDS encoding helix-turn-helix domain-containing protein yields MTAETDWGGAPSVLRMILGRQLEELRTRAGLTFEQAGEAIGVSHSTIRRLEAAKVARLRLPDVEKLLQIYGVRDQQEIDTFLKSAREANKRGWWHTYRDVMPDWFAAYLSLEQAALHIRAYEAGFVHGLLQTPAYARALLSAGNPHASSVDTERRVALRMRRQEILTRSCPPRLWVVMDETVLRWPVGGTEVMRQQVDHLIEVGRLPHVTLQIMPFAAGPHPAMRAGAFDLFRFRAPELPDIVYLGGLVGAVYLDKGDDVVVHREALDRLGAQAVPARGTEELLGALRKEL; encoded by the coding sequence GTGACCGCGGAGACCGACTGGGGCGGAGCACCCTCCGTGCTGCGGATGATCCTCGGCAGACAGCTGGAGGAGCTGCGCACCCGCGCCGGTCTCACCTTCGAGCAGGCCGGCGAGGCGATCGGGGTGAGCCACTCCACGATCCGCCGGCTCGAGGCGGCGAAGGTGGCCCGGCTGCGCCTCCCGGACGTCGAGAAGCTGCTCCAGATCTACGGTGTCCGCGACCAGCAGGAGATCGACACCTTCCTGAAGTCGGCGCGGGAGGCGAACAAGCGCGGCTGGTGGCACACCTACCGCGACGTCATGCCGGACTGGTTCGCGGCCTACCTGAGCCTGGAGCAGGCGGCCCTGCACATCCGCGCCTACGAGGCCGGGTTCGTGCACGGCCTGCTGCAGACCCCGGCCTACGCGCGGGCCCTGCTGAGCGCCGGCAACCCGCACGCCTCCTCGGTCGACACCGAGCGGCGGGTGGCGCTGCGCATGCGGCGCCAGGAGATCCTCACCCGCTCCTGTCCGCCCCGCCTGTGGGTGGTGATGGACGAAACGGTCCTGCGCTGGCCCGTCGGAGGCACCGAGGTGATGCGGCAGCAGGTGGACCATCTGATCGAGGTGGGCAGGCTGCCCCACGTGACGCTCCAGATCATGCCGTTCGCCGCGGGCCCGCACCCCGCCATGCGGGCCGGCGCGTTCGACCTCTTCCGGTTCCGGGCCCCCGAACTTCCCGACATCGTCTACCTGGGCGGCCTGGTGGGCGCCGTCTACCTGGACAAGGGCGACGACGTGGTGGTCCACCGCGAGGCCCTGGACCGGCTGGGCGCCCAGGCGGTGCCGGCCCGAGGCACCGAGGAACTCCTCGGCGCGCTGCGCAAGGAGCTGTGA